The genomic region CCAGTATTACCACTAGTTGGCTCAATAACTACTCCCCTAGGTTTAATTTCTCCTCGGGCCTCAGCAGCCTCAAGTAAAGCCAAACCTACTCGATCTTTAACACTACCTGCAGGATTAAAATATTCTAATTTAGCAATTAGCCTATTTTTTAAATTATTTTTTTGACTATATTTATTTAAAGCCAATAAAGGGGTATTACCTATTAAATCTGTTAACTGTTCGGCAATTCTCACTCTGCTTCCTCCTCCGCCGCAATCACTTTAAGAAGCACTTTTTTAGCCTTACGCAAATGCTCTGCTGTTACTTCTTGGGCCTTGATCACATCACCGGCCATAATCGCCTCCACAATTTTACGATGTTCCTCCAAAGCCAAACGCATTCTTCCCGGAATCGACAAAGATGTAGCCCGAAACCTTTGAATTTGATCTCTTAAATCTTTAATCATATTTTGCAAACGCTGGTTGCGTGAAGCACTATAAATAAGTTCATGAAACTTGGCATCCATTTCAATCATTTCAAAAACATTATTAGCCGCAAACAATTCCTCTTCGGTTAGTA from Clostridia bacterium harbors:
- a CDS encoding GntR family transcriptional regulator, whose translation is MVPRKGAYVASLSIEDITSLFEIRGALEALAAGLAAKRASSEEIKEMERNLLTEEELFAANNVFEMIEMDAKFHELIYSASRNQRLQNMIKDLRDQIQRFRATSLSIPGRMRLALEEHRKIVEAIMAGDVIKAQEVTAEHLRKAKKVLLKVIAAEEEAE